One Pararhizobium qamdonense genomic window carries:
- a CDS encoding DUF7940 domain-containing protein has product MKLRADWKKILKNAWTVRLFLFAAAMSGLEAVIPYLPAFLAINPIWIAILTPLTCMLGIYARLVAQKSISGDDHAD; this is encoded by the coding sequence ATGAAGCTGCGTGCTGACTGGAAGAAGATTCTCAAGAACGCCTGGACAGTCCGGCTGTTTCTCTTCGCTGCGGCCATGTCTGGCCTCGAGGCTGTAATTCCTTATCTGCCGGCTTTCCTGGCAATCAACCCGATCTGGATCGCCATTCTCACTCCGCTGACCTGTATGCTAGGCATCTACGCTCGCCTGGTCGCTCAGAAATCCATTTCAGGAGATGACCATGCCGATTAA
- a CDS encoding lysozyme: MPINKITSSKRGKAAIAAALVAALASGWQGYKTATSTPPAVVLATDALIKPWEGLVLKSHWDRYAKIWDICYGETKGITAGMIKTKAECDAMLQKRVYNDYYLPLTQKIKGFTSFPVSVQAAQISGAYNFGVGGMVGSRAAKLAIAGKYREACEAQTAWNKAGGQVVNGLVKRREMGDAQRLGEAELCVSGL, from the coding sequence ATGCCGATTAATAAGATCACATCGTCGAAGCGTGGCAAGGCCGCGATCGCTGCAGCGCTCGTTGCAGCTCTTGCAAGCGGCTGGCAGGGTTACAAGACTGCGACGAGCACGCCTCCGGCCGTCGTTCTGGCGACCGATGCGCTGATCAAACCTTGGGAAGGTCTGGTGCTCAAGTCGCACTGGGACCGCTACGCCAAGATTTGGGATATCTGCTACGGCGAAACAAAAGGCATCACGGCCGGCATGATTAAGACCAAAGCTGAATGTGACGCCATGCTGCAGAAGCGTGTCTACAACGATTACTATTTGCCGCTGACCCAGAAGATCAAAGGTTTCACCTCGTTCCCGGTTTCTGTCCAGGCGGCCCAAATCTCCGGCGCCTACAATTTCGGGGTTGGTGGCATGGTGGGCTCGCGTGCAGCCAAGCTTGCGATCGCCGGCAAGTATCGCGAAGCCTGCGAAGCCCAGACAGCCTGGAACAAGGCGGGCGGCCAGGTCGTCAATGGTCTGGTAAAGCGCCGCGAGATGGGTGACGCCCAGCGCCTCGGTGAGGCTGAGCTCTGCGTATCGGGTCTCTGA
- a CDS encoding PhoH family protein, whose translation MTKASRPSKSSKRQERRGASDRPDRHQNLLAAVIEEQTNRRKPSRTKTHEGPVKALNDGQRRYDAAMKSSDIVFGTGPAGTGKTWLAVQRAAEAYNAGLIDKIYVSRPNVEVERSFGFLPGDLDEKFGPYLTPLEEAFHDAFGQAKYEYLLEAEVIVPVPLAFMRGRTLKNAWVIFDEMQNATDTEFKMALTRIGEGAKFIINGDLRQVDQGIRSGLPRAIKLLGALREVSVVEFGREDIVRHGLIQKIVELYEDQDISSYSVSSDDEAREGLERFLDASTTGN comes from the coding sequence ATGACCAAGGCCAGCCGCCCCTCCAAGTCCTCGAAGAGACAGGAGCGCCGCGGCGCCTCTGATCGGCCCGACAGGCACCAGAACCTCCTCGCAGCCGTGATCGAAGAGCAGACCAACCGCCGCAAACCTTCGCGCACCAAGACCCACGAAGGTCCGGTCAAGGCTCTCAATGATGGTCAGCGTCGCTACGACGCGGCAATGAAATCCTCCGATATCGTCTTTGGCACCGGCCCGGCCGGCACGGGCAAGACCTGGCTCGCCGTTCAGCGCGCGGCTGAGGCATACAACGCAGGTCTTATCGACAAGATCTACGTTAGCCGGCCCAACGTCGAGGTGGAGCGCTCCTTCGGGTTTCTGCCTGGCGACCTGGATGAGAAGTTCGGCCCTTATCTGACGCCGCTTGAGGAGGCTTTCCATGACGCTTTCGGCCAGGCCAAATACGAGTATTTGCTTGAGGCCGAGGTGATCGTTCCAGTCCCGCTGGCCTTCATGCGTGGGCGCACCCTGAAGAACGCTTGGGTGATCTTCGATGAAATGCAGAACGCGACCGATACCGAGTTCAAGATGGCGCTGACCCGCATCGGTGAGGGCGCCAAATTCATCATCAATGGCGACCTGCGGCAGGTCGATCAGGGCATTAGGTCCGGTCTGCCGCGGGCTATCAAGCTGCTCGGCGCTTTGCGTGAGGTCTCGGTGGTTGAGTTCGGCCGCGAAGACATTGTTCGGCACGGTCTTATTCAGAAAATTGTCGAATTGTATGAAGACCAAGACATTTCGAGCTATTCAGTGAGCAGCGACGACGAAGCTCGCGAAGGACTCGAAAGATTTTTGGATGCAAGCACTACCGGTAATTGA